A section of the Streptomyces sp. NBC_01363 genome encodes:
- a CDS encoding ThuA domain-containing protein gives MQRTPHHRSRSRRGLAAGLAAGALTASLLGAGTADARPYPEPPGSLATTLSLPSPPGGADVKVLVFHASATEESPTVDAGIAAIEKIGLTGPEAGRFRTVATDDPAVFTKGKQLGKYNAVVFLTGGGDVLDPEQEAGLEAYMEAGGGFLGIHDAARTEPYSDWFTGLVGARPAADSPTSVQRATVEIGDRQHPATKNLPLEWKRPDKWLNWTKNPSGDVHTVARVREITYKPGASANGWDHPVSWCRDYDGGRSFYTAMGGTVDSFAETDFRDHLRGALDWTTRISQADCKATIDANYKAERVTQPNQPGQNDQIGEPHGLVVAPDGRVLYIGRGGADSSRPVVTDWNDPDIGKGLGQIHVYDPRTKKVTLAGELTIFGNKGGGDELVKVEEGLLGIELDPDFERNGWVYLHYTPHSKLDRDKQMAVRQVSRFTMDPATNKLDLSSEKVLLHWPVQVHSCCHAGGGMAWDSKGNLYIATGDNNSSGFSDGYSGNNPQPNYKGVSFADARRTAGNTNNLNGKILRIHPEDDGTYTLPEGNLFTGKEPDEGGGKTRGEIYVMGVRNPARISIDKSTDTLYAGWVGPDAGAPSTTWGPAKYDTFAAITKAGNHGWPYCMGNKQPYRDRNLPDPTKPLGWYDCDHPKNESPNNDGLVNLPPVTSNTIWYSPQGGGVDYPRDANGIPSYKVEDQKQLLPWLKGGGQATMNGPVYRYDAASTSADKWPSYWDGKWFVGDFYDDTQPRHAVLTDPKTVGKGGLPTHAESLRKIIPVGADGIRNLMDWKFAPDGSLYVLDYGRGFFTSDSKSALWRVTYKGGGPTPAAEDLARKAAVR, from the coding sequence ATGCAGCGCACACCACATCACAGGTCCAGATCGCGACGTGGACTCGCGGCGGGCCTCGCGGCCGGCGCACTGACCGCTTCCCTGCTCGGTGCCGGCACAGCCGACGCCAGGCCCTATCCGGAGCCGCCGGGCTCCCTGGCGACAACGTTGTCCCTGCCGTCGCCGCCGGGCGGCGCCGACGTCAAGGTGCTGGTGTTCCACGCCTCCGCCACCGAGGAGTCCCCGACGGTCGACGCCGGGATCGCGGCGATCGAGAAGATCGGCCTCACCGGCCCGGAGGCCGGCCGGTTCAGGACCGTCGCCACCGACGACCCCGCGGTCTTCACCAAGGGCAAGCAGCTCGGCAAGTACAACGCCGTGGTCTTCCTGACCGGCGGCGGCGACGTCCTCGACCCGGAGCAGGAGGCCGGTCTGGAGGCGTACATGGAGGCCGGCGGCGGCTTCCTCGGCATCCATGACGCCGCGCGCACCGAACCGTACTCGGACTGGTTCACCGGCCTGGTCGGCGCCCGCCCGGCGGCTGACAGCCCGACCTCCGTACAGCGTGCGACGGTCGAGATCGGTGACCGGCAGCATCCGGCGACCAAGAACCTTCCGCTGGAGTGGAAGCGCCCCGACAAGTGGCTGAACTGGACGAAGAACCCGTCCGGTGACGTGCACACCGTGGCCCGCGTCCGCGAGATCACCTACAAGCCGGGCGCGAGCGCCAACGGCTGGGACCACCCGGTCTCCTGGTGCCGCGACTACGACGGCGGCCGGTCCTTCTACACGGCGATGGGCGGTACGGTCGACAGCTTCGCGGAGACCGACTTCCGCGACCATCTGCGCGGCGCGCTGGACTGGACGACCCGGATCTCGCAGGCCGACTGCAAGGCCACGATCGACGCCAACTACAAGGCCGAGCGCGTCACCCAGCCCAACCAGCCGGGACAGAACGACCAGATCGGCGAGCCGCACGGCCTCGTCGTCGCCCCCGACGGACGCGTGCTGTACATCGGGCGCGGCGGCGCCGACAGCAGCAGGCCGGTCGTCACCGACTGGAACGACCCGGACATCGGCAAGGGCCTGGGACAGATCCACGTCTACGACCCCAGAACCAAGAAGGTCACCCTCGCCGGTGAGCTGACCATCTTCGGCAACAAGGGCGGCGGCGACGAGCTGGTCAAGGTCGAGGAGGGGCTGCTCGGCATCGAGCTGGACCCGGACTTCGAGAGGAACGGCTGGGTGTATCTGCACTACACCCCGCACTCGAAGCTGGACCGCGACAAGCAGATGGCGGTGCGCCAGGTCTCCCGCTTCACCATGGACCCGGCCACGAACAAGCTGGACCTGTCCTCGGAGAAGGTGCTGCTGCACTGGCCCGTCCAGGTCCACAGCTGCTGCCACGCGGGCGGCGGGATGGCCTGGGACTCCAAGGGCAATCTGTACATCGCGACCGGTGACAACAACTCCTCCGGCTTCAGCGACGGCTACTCCGGGAACAACCCTCAGCCGAACTACAAGGGCGTCTCGTTCGCCGACGCCCGCCGCACCGCGGGCAACACGAACAACCTCAACGGGAAGATCCTGCGGATCCACCCTGAGGACGACGGCACCTACACACTGCCCGAGGGCAACCTCTTCACCGGCAAGGAGCCCGACGAGGGCGGTGGCAAGACCCGCGGCGAGATCTATGTGATGGGCGTGCGCAACCCGGCCCGGATCTCCATCGACAAATCGACGGACACGCTGTACGCGGGCTGGGTCGGCCCCGACGCGGGCGCACCCTCCACCACCTGGGGCCCGGCCAAGTACGACACGTTCGCCGCGATCACGAAGGCGGGCAACCACGGCTGGCCGTACTGCATGGGCAACAAGCAGCCCTACCGGGACCGCAATCTGCCGGATCCGACGAAGCCGCTCGGCTGGTACGACTGCGACCACCCGAAGAACGAGTCGCCGAACAACGACGGTCTGGTGAATCTGCCGCCGGTCACCTCCAACACCATCTGGTACTCGCCGCAGGGCGGTGGCGTGGACTACCCGCGCGACGCGAACGGCATCCCGAGCTACAAGGTCGAGGACCAGAAGCAGCTGCTGCCGTGGCTCAAGGGCGGCGGCCAGGCCACGATGAACGGCCCGGTCTACCGGTACGACGCGGCGAGCACCAGCGCCGACAAGTGGCCCTCCTACTGGGACGGCAAGTGGTTCGTCGGTGACTTCTACGACGACACCCAGCCCCGCCACGCCGTGCTCACCGACCCGAAGACGGTCGGCAAGGGCGGTCTGCCCACGCACGCCGAGTCCCTGCGGAAGATCATCCCGGTCGGGGCGGACGGCATCCGCAACCTGATGGACTGGAAGTTCGCCCCGGACGGTTCGCTGTACGTCCTGGACTACGGGCGCGGCTTCTTCACCTCCGACTCCAAGTCGGCGCTGTGGCGTGTGACGTACAAGGGCGGCGGTCCGACCCCGGCCGCCGAGGATCTGGCCAGGAAGGCGGCAGTGCGGTGA
- a CDS encoding ATP-dependent DNA ligase, translating to MDLPVMPPVKPMLAKSVARIPPGMQYEAKWDGFRAIVHRDGEEVVIGSRTGKPLTRYFPELVTAVRDNLPPRCVIDGEIVVAYDGRLDFDRLSERIHPADSRVRLLAERTPASLIAFDILAVGDDSLLSTRQSDRRAVLEAALSHASAPVHLAPATTDPALAQEWFERYEGAGLDGVVAKPLDLPYRPDTRVMYKIKHERTADCVVAGYRVHRSGPVVGSLLLGLYDSGGVLQHVGVCAAFSMKRREELVAELEPLRVDFAGHPWAAWADAEAHEHARLPGTQSRWSGKKDQSWVALRPERVCEVAYDHMEGDRFRHTARFRRWRPDRTPAGCTYAQLEEVVRYDLAEVLSAGGR from the coding sequence ATGGATCTGCCGGTGATGCCGCCTGTGAAGCCGATGCTCGCCAAGTCCGTGGCCAGGATCCCGCCCGGTATGCAGTACGAGGCCAAGTGGGACGGCTTCCGCGCGATCGTGCACCGGGACGGCGAGGAGGTGGTGATCGGCAGCCGCACCGGCAAGCCGCTCACACGCTACTTCCCCGAGCTGGTCACCGCAGTGCGGGACAATCTGCCGCCGCGCTGCGTGATCGACGGCGAGATCGTGGTCGCGTACGACGGGCGGCTGGACTTCGACCGGCTCAGCGAGCGCATCCACCCCGCCGATTCCCGGGTGCGGCTGCTCGCCGAACGGACCCCGGCCAGTCTGATCGCCTTCGACATCCTGGCGGTGGGGGACGACTCCCTGCTCTCCACCCGGCAGTCCGACCGCCGTGCCGTGCTGGAGGCGGCGCTGTCCCACGCGTCCGCCCCCGTCCACCTCGCCCCGGCGACCACGGACCCGGCCCTCGCCCAGGAGTGGTTCGAGCGCTACGAGGGCGCGGGGCTCGACGGCGTGGTGGCCAAACCGCTCGATCTGCCGTACCGCCCCGACACCCGGGTGATGTACAAGATCAAGCACGAGCGGACCGCCGACTGCGTGGTTGCGGGATACCGCGTCCACAGGAGCGGCCCGGTCGTCGGCTCGCTGCTGCTCGGCCTGTACGACTCCGGGGGCGTGCTCCAGCATGTCGGAGTCTGTGCCGCCTTCTCGATGAAGCGCCGCGAGGAGCTGGTCGCGGAGCTGGAGCCGCTGCGCGTCGATTTCGCCGGCCACCCGTGGGCGGCCTGGGCCGACGCCGAGGCGCACGAGCACGCCCGGCTGCCCGGGACGCAGAGCCGCTGGTCCGGGAAGAAGGACCAGTCGTGGGTGGCGCTGCGCCCGGAGCGGGTCTGCGAGGTGGCGTACGACCACATGGAGGGCGACCGTTTCCGGCACACCGCCCGGTTCCGCCGCTGGCGGCCGGACCGCACCCCTGCCGGCTGTACCTACGCGCAGCTGGAAGAAGTGGTGCGGTACGACCTGGCGGAGGTGCTGTCAGCCGGCGGACGGTGA
- the ligD gene encoding non-homologous end-joining DNA ligase gives MELEADGRAVRLSNPDKVYFPEKGYTKRDVAEYFLAVGPGITRALRDRPTTLQRFVDGVEGEFFYQKRAPKNLPGWIPTARITFPSGRPADEICPTELGAVIWAANLGTLTFHPWPVRSTDTDRPDELRIDLDPQPGTDYADAVRAAHELRSVLDDHGLRGWPKTSGGRGIHVFVPIAPEWTFTEVRRATIAAGRELQRRMPDRVTTAWWKEERGERIFVDFNQTARDRTIASAYSVRPRPYAPVSAPLRWEELDDAEPRDFDIRTMPKRYADVGDVHADMDDHAFRLDGLLELADRDERERGLGDMPYPPEYPKMPGEPKRVQPSRARRDEDAEG, from the coding sequence GTGGAGCTCGAAGCCGACGGACGGGCCGTGCGGCTCTCCAATCCGGACAAGGTCTACTTCCCGGAGAAGGGCTACACCAAGAGGGACGTGGCCGAGTACTTCCTGGCCGTGGGCCCCGGCATCACCCGCGCCCTGCGCGACCGCCCCACCACCCTCCAGCGCTTCGTGGACGGCGTCGAAGGCGAGTTCTTCTACCAGAAGCGGGCCCCGAAGAACCTCCCCGGCTGGATCCCCACGGCACGGATCACCTTCCCGAGCGGCCGGCCCGCCGACGAGATCTGCCCCACCGAGCTCGGCGCCGTCATCTGGGCGGCCAACCTCGGCACGCTCACCTTCCACCCCTGGCCGGTCCGCAGCACCGACACCGACCGCCCGGACGAACTGCGCATCGACCTAGACCCGCAGCCCGGCACGGACTACGCCGACGCCGTACGCGCCGCCCACGAGCTGCGGTCCGTGCTCGACGACCACGGGCTGCGCGGCTGGCCCAAGACCTCCGGCGGCCGGGGCATCCATGTCTTCGTCCCGATCGCCCCGGAGTGGACGTTCACCGAGGTCAGGCGCGCCACCATCGCCGCCGGGCGCGAACTGCAGCGCCGCATGCCGGACCGGGTGACCACGGCCTGGTGGAAGGAGGAGCGCGGCGAGCGGATCTTCGTCGACTTCAACCAGACCGCCCGGGACCGCACCATCGCCTCCGCCTACTCCGTACGCCCCCGCCCGTACGCCCCGGTCTCCGCCCCGCTGCGCTGGGAGGAGCTCGACGACGCCGAACCGCGCGACTTCGACATCAGGACCATGCCGAAGCGCTACGCCGATGTGGGCGACGTGCACGCGGACATGGACGACCACGCCTTCCGGCTCGACGGGCTGCTGGAGCTGGCGGACCGGGACGAGCGGGAACGCGGACTCGGCGACATGCCGTACCCGCCGGAGTACCCGAAGATGCCCGGCGAGCCGAAACGGGTCCAGCCGAGCCGGGCCCGGCGCGACGAGGACGCCGAGGGGTGA
- a CDS encoding ABC transporter permease, translating to MEPAAPHGEHARPPARGDRWSEFKASPYLPTVVLLFIIAAAAGLFAGSYTYAMANPTPRNIPAAVVGELDTPRDKVFLDGLEGALDTSLVLHEYATEAEARLALEEQKVFAVLRSENGGVGLDLASASGASVAQLLAESTLKVGEAAHVPVKVTDVKPLQRGDPRGLALFYISLAAVIVGFIGAIQLSVHAKALEPLERVGFTVAYALLGGFSIAAVVDWLLGSVDLPFVQSWMILAFTMFTTGMVFTMFNAVMGRWAMIPTWGLMVMLGNPSSGGAVSWPLLPSVLGFIGRWLPPGASVNAQHAAVYYQGHQRVFPYLVLAGWALVSCTVFWVWRHRHPGGRDHMPQHAATAT from the coding sequence CTGGAGCCCGCCGCACCGCACGGGGAACATGCCCGGCCCCCGGCCCGCGGTGACCGATGGTCGGAGTTCAAGGCGTCCCCGTATCTGCCCACCGTCGTGCTTCTGTTCATCATCGCGGCCGCGGCCGGTCTCTTCGCGGGCTCCTACACGTACGCGATGGCCAACCCGACCCCGCGCAATATCCCGGCCGCCGTGGTCGGCGAGCTCGACACCCCGCGCGACAAGGTCTTCCTCGACGGGCTGGAGGGCGCACTCGACACCTCGCTGGTGCTGCACGAGTACGCCACCGAAGCCGAAGCCCGCCTCGCGCTGGAGGAGCAGAAGGTGTTCGCCGTCCTGCGGTCCGAGAACGGCGGGGTCGGTCTGGACCTCGCGAGCGCTTCCGGAGCCTCGGTCGCCCAGTTGCTCGCCGAGTCCACGCTGAAGGTGGGGGAAGCGGCCCATGTGCCGGTAAAGGTCACGGACGTGAAGCCCCTGCAGCGGGGCGACCCGCGCGGCCTCGCTCTCTTCTACATCTCGCTCGCCGCGGTGATCGTCGGGTTCATCGGCGCGATCCAGCTGAGTGTGCACGCCAAGGCGCTGGAGCCCCTGGAGCGGGTCGGGTTCACCGTCGCCTACGCCCTGCTCGGCGGGTTCTCCATCGCCGCCGTGGTGGACTGGCTGCTCGGCTCCGTCGACCTGCCGTTCGTCCAGTCGTGGATGATCCTCGCCTTCACCATGTTCACCACGGGCATGGTCTTCACCATGTTCAACGCCGTGATGGGGCGCTGGGCGATGATCCCCACCTGGGGACTGATGGTGATGCTCGGAAACCCGTCCTCCGGTGGTGCGGTGTCCTGGCCGCTGCTGCCGTCGGTGCTCGGCTTCATCGGCCGCTGGCTCCCCCCGGGCGCCTCGGTCAACGCCCAGCACGCCGCCGTCTACTACCAGGGACACCAGCGGGTCTTCCCGTACCTGGTCCTCGCCGGCTGGGCGCTGGTCTCGTGCACGGTGTTCTGGGTGTGGCGCCACCGGCACCCGGGAGGCCGTGACCACATGCCTCAGCACGCGGCCACGGCCACCTGA
- a CDS encoding lytic transglycosylase domain-containing protein — translation MRFNGTMRRGLSGTAAAVATMAALTASQAPGLVGHETMPKKHQEADEVKWSHVPNDDSYHTELPPLQSPKPPKAGKKQSPAAARSWAEAGIPATVLAAYRKAESALGRTDPGCRLPWQLLAAIGKVESGQAGGGRVDAHGTTLTPILGPVLNGAGFADVPDTDGGAYDGDRTYDRAVGPMQFIPSTWAHWGKDGNGDGRRDPGNIYDAALAAGYYLCAGPRDLSVKADLDRAILSYNHSDTYLRTVLSWLEFYRKGIHPVADGKGTVPKSPGAGGPNKPKRPVGGPGAPDGGIIVGPQPGGSPHPSPSATPKPSGSPTGSPDPTGSPDPTDPGTGSPDPTDSGPATPDPGTSPDPGTSEPGSGCPTDSPSPDPTDTTGTTESPEPDPTTSEDPCATPSGSPSAG, via the coding sequence ATGAGGTTCAACGGCACGATGCGCCGCGGACTCAGCGGCACGGCGGCCGCGGTCGCCACGATGGCCGCGCTCACCGCGTCCCAGGCACCGGGACTCGTCGGTCATGAAACGATGCCGAAGAAGCACCAGGAGGCCGACGAGGTCAAGTGGTCGCACGTGCCCAACGACGACTCGTACCACACCGAACTCCCGCCGCTCCAGTCGCCGAAGCCGCCGAAGGCCGGCAAGAAACAGAGCCCGGCCGCCGCCCGGTCCTGGGCCGAGGCGGGCATCCCGGCCACGGTGCTCGCCGCCTATCGCAAGGCGGAGAGCGCACTCGGGAGGACCGACCCCGGGTGCCGTCTGCCGTGGCAGTTGCTCGCGGCGATCGGCAAGGTCGAGTCCGGTCAGGCCGGCGGGGGACGGGTGGACGCCCACGGCACGACGCTCACCCCGATCCTCGGACCGGTCCTCAACGGTGCGGGATTCGCCGACGTCCCGGACACCGACGGCGGCGCGTACGACGGCGACCGTACCTACGACCGGGCGGTCGGCCCGATGCAGTTCATCCCGTCGACCTGGGCCCACTGGGGCAAGGACGGGAACGGTGACGGCCGCCGCGATCCGGGCAACATCTACGACGCCGCCCTGGCCGCCGGGTACTACCTCTGCGCCGGACCGCGCGATCTGTCGGTGAAGGCCGATCTGGACCGGGCGATCCTCAGCTACAACCACTCGGACACCTATCTGCGCACCGTGCTGTCCTGGCTGGAGTTCTACCGCAAGGGCATCCATCCGGTGGCCGACGGCAAGGGAACCGTCCCGAAGAGCCCCGGCGCGGGCGGCCCGAACAAGCCGAAGCGTCCGGTCGGCGGCCCCGGCGCCCCGGACGGCGGCATCATCGTGGGTCCGCAGCCCGGCGGTTCGCCGCACCCCTCCCCGTCGGCCACCCCGAAGCCCTCCGGGTCACCGACCGGTTCCCCGGACCCCACCGGCTCCCCGGACCCCACCGACCCGGGCACCGGCTCACCCGATCCGACCGACAGCGGACCGGCCACCCCGGACCCCGGTACGAGCCCCGACCCCGGTACCTCGGAGCCGGGCTCCGGCTGCCCGACCGACTCGCCGTCACCGGACCCGACCGACACCACCGGGACCACCGAGTCCCCGGAGCCCGACCCGACGACGAGCGAGGACCCCTGTGCCACGCCGTCGGGCTCACCGTCCGCCGGCTGA
- a CDS encoding MCE family protein, producing the protein MITLAIRLKNISFLVIAVLVLGYLGVRYADLGHYIGLRSYYTVKVQLPRTGGLYTHSNVTYRGVSVGRVGPIELTDDGVEAELRIEKDAPKIPDGLKAVVADLSSVGEQYVDLRPTRTEGPYLGNGSVIDQADTTVPAPVTDVLTSVNDLAGSVDLESLRTVVDEFGTAFEGRGDDLQVLLDTGSDFVRAADDALPVNTRLMIDGRTVLRTQAEQGEAFKGFASGAEELAAQLKGSDADLRKLIAVAPDATGQISGLLRDLDPSFGVVVANLLTTSEVAVTRQRGMEELLVKLPAVAAAGASAIDENGARFGMSVTFFEPLPCTAGYGGTVYRRGLDTTAGPPVNTKARCTSSPGTGINVRGSANAPKGGAVPEPAKPGSMLLGDEADRLPGALGVTGRTPSDGDGMAGLLGLGQGGGR; encoded by the coding sequence ATGATCACCCTCGCCATCCGGCTCAAGAACATCTCCTTCCTGGTCATCGCGGTGCTCGTGCTCGGCTACCTCGGGGTGCGGTACGCCGACCTCGGCCACTACATCGGCCTGCGCAGCTACTACACCGTCAAGGTCCAACTCCCGCGCACCGGCGGGCTGTACACCCACTCCAACGTCACCTACCGGGGGGTCTCGGTGGGCCGGGTCGGGCCGATCGAGCTCACCGACGACGGAGTCGAGGCCGAACTGCGCATCGAGAAGGACGCCCCGAAGATCCCGGACGGCCTCAAGGCCGTCGTCGCCGATCTCTCCTCGGTCGGTGAGCAGTACGTGGACCTGCGGCCCACCCGCACCGAGGGTCCGTACCTGGGGAACGGCTCCGTCATCGACCAGGCCGACACCACCGTCCCCGCCCCCGTCACCGATGTCCTCACCAGCGTCAACGACCTCGCGGGCTCCGTCGATCTGGAATCCCTGCGCACGGTCGTCGACGAGTTCGGCACCGCGTTCGAGGGCCGCGGCGACGACCTCCAGGTGCTGCTGGACACCGGAAGCGACTTCGTCCGGGCGGCGGACGACGCGCTGCCGGTCAACACCCGGCTGATGATCGACGGCCGGACCGTGCTGCGCACCCAGGCCGAACAGGGCGAAGCGTTCAAGGGCTTCGCCTCCGGTGCCGAGGAACTGGCCGCACAGCTCAAGGGATCCGACGCCGATCTGCGCAAGCTGATCGCGGTCGCCCCCGACGCGACCGGACAGATCAGCGGACTGCTGCGGGACCTCGACCCGAGCTTCGGCGTCGTCGTCGCCAATCTCCTCACCACCTCCGAGGTCGCCGTCACCCGGCAGCGCGGCATGGAGGAACTCCTGGTGAAACTGCCCGCGGTGGCGGCCGCCGGGGCCAGCGCGATCGACGAGAACGGCGCCCGGTTCGGCATGTCGGTCACCTTCTTCGAACCCCTGCCCTGCACCGCCGGATACGGCGGCACGGTCTACCGCAGAGGCCTGGACACCACCGCCGGACCGCCCGTCAACACCAAGGCCCGCTGCACCTCTTCGCCCGGCACCGGCATCAACGTGCGCGGCAGCGCCAACGCGCCCAAGGGCGGCGCCGTGCCCGAGCCCGCGAAGCCCGGCTCGATGCTGCTGGGTGACGAGGCGGACCGGCTCCCGGGCGCGCTCGGTGTCACCGGCCGGACCCCGTCGGACGGCGACGGCATGGCCGGCCTGCTGGGACTCGGACAGGGAGGCGGCCGATGA
- a CDS encoding family 16 glycoside hydrolase, producing MRHRPVLSRKRYRPARLWLALLGSFLMVLGLTSTAAYGRTATPAGAAADQVLTWTAGDPIDHYLSAPKTAVAGKATIVFENSAATGNTTGMPHTLTFSVSDPEFNNDVTLNILANPADDQGGKHTAEVTLSPGRYFYHCTMPGHEAMQGILTVTEGGGGEDTTAPSTSAKVDGDKNADGAYIGQATVTVSATDDTSGVDTVEYAVGADGAWQPYTAPVVVDEVGTHTIRYRATDKAGNTAAEKSVDFTVAAPPTDDRTPPETSATVSGEKDDQGQYLGMATVTVTASDTGSGVNTIEYAIGADGAWQPYTAPVMVHEVGTHTVRYRATDKAGNAAPEKSVDFAVVAPPTQDKTPPETSAKVAGDKNSDNAYITSAKVTVSATDAESGVDKVEYSLDGGPYLAYTGTVIVDRVGYHTVAHRATDKAGNTSVAKQVSFTVAESGGVPAPNCPEFDERLTVIVGTVDTGVPNRITGNRCTINELIEDEKDWSSHALFLKHVDGVLDKLLAAGVIDAREQKKIYRAAKQSGIGGPGQDEGYKKLFDGTAASFAKWQQVGGGKFGLNADGTITSSTSVDGMGMLWFPGRQYGDFSLKLQWRDDAPGAGNANSGVFVRFPNVHDNPEESRPEWVAIKYGHEVQILDRPDGDMYKTGSIYGFDRIGLAGAGVTPKGTWNDYEIRVVDQHYSIYRNGVLLNEFDNNGGQVFEPPRGDDPGTDGRRYASGYIGLQVHSTTDVVSYRDIRIKEL from the coding sequence GTGAGACATCGTCCGGTCCTCTCGCGAAAGCGGTACCGTCCCGCCCGGCTGTGGCTCGCGCTGCTGGGTTCCTTCCTGATGGTCCTGGGGCTGACCTCGACGGCGGCGTACGGCCGTACGGCGACTCCCGCCGGTGCGGCCGCCGATCAGGTCCTCACCTGGACCGCGGGCGACCCCATCGACCACTATCTGTCCGCCCCGAAGACCGCGGTGGCCGGCAAGGCGACCATCGTCTTCGAGAACAGCGCGGCGACCGGCAACACCACGGGGATGCCGCACACCCTCACGTTCAGTGTCTCGGACCCGGAGTTCAACAACGACGTCACGCTGAACATCCTGGCCAACCCCGCCGACGACCAGGGCGGCAAGCACACCGCCGAGGTCACGCTCTCCCCCGGCCGGTACTTCTACCACTGCACCATGCCGGGGCACGAGGCGATGCAGGGCATCCTCACCGTGACCGAGGGCGGTGGCGGCGAGGACACCACGGCGCCGTCCACCTCGGCCAAGGTGGACGGTGACAAGAACGCCGACGGCGCGTACATCGGTCAGGCCACGGTCACCGTCTCGGCCACCGACGACACTTCCGGCGTCGACACCGTGGAGTACGCGGTGGGCGCGGACGGCGCCTGGCAGCCGTACACCGCACCGGTCGTGGTCGACGAGGTCGGCACGCACACGATCCGCTACCGCGCCACCGACAAGGCGGGCAACACGGCAGCCGAGAAGTCGGTCGACTTCACCGTCGCCGCGCCGCCGACGGACGACAGGACGCCGCCGGAGACCTCGGCGACCGTGTCCGGCGAGAAGGACGACCAGGGGCAGTACCTCGGGATGGCGACGGTCACCGTGACCGCCTCCGACACCGGGTCCGGCGTCAACACCATCGAGTACGCGATCGGGGCGGACGGTGCCTGGCAGCCGTACACCGCACCCGTGATGGTGCACGAGGTCGGCACGCACACGGTCCGCTACCGCGCCACCGACAAGGCGGGCAACGCGGCACCCGAGAAGTCGGTCGACTTCGCCGTCGTCGCGCCGCCGACGCAGGACAAGACCCCGCCGGAAACCTCCGCGAAGGTCGCGGGCGACAAGAACTCCGACAACGCCTACATCACCAGCGCCAAGGTGACGGTCAGCGCGACCGACGCCGAATCCGGCGTCGACAAGGTCGAGTACTCGCTCGACGGCGGCCCGTACCTCGCGTACACCGGCACCGTCATCGTCGACCGCGTCGGCTATCACACCGTCGCCCACCGGGCGACGGACAAGGCCGGCAACACCTCCGTCGCGAAGCAGGTGTCGTTCACCGTCGCGGAGAGCGGGGGCGTACCGGCGCCGAACTGCCCGGAGTTCGACGAGCGGCTCACCGTCATCGTCGGCACGGTCGACACCGGGGTCCCCAACCGCATCACGGGCAACCGCTGCACGATCAATGAGCTGATCGAGGACGAGAAGGACTGGTCGTCGCACGCGCTGTTCCTCAAGCACGTCGACGGCGTCCTCGACAAGCTGCTCGCCGCCGGTGTGATCGACGCCCGCGAGCAGAAGAAGATCTACCGGGCGGCCAAGCAGTCGGGGATCGGCGGGCCGGGCCAGGACGAGGGCTACAAGAAGCTCTTCGACGGGACGGCGGCGTCCTTCGCCAAGTGGCAACAGGTCGGCGGCGGAAAGTTCGGGCTCAACGCGGACGGCACCATCACCAGCTCCACCTCGGTGGACGGCATGGGCATGCTCTGGTTCCCCGGGAGGCAGTACGGCGACTTCTCGCTCAAGCTCCAGTGGCGCGACGACGCCCCGGGCGCGGGCAACGCCAACAGCGGGGTGTTCGTACGCTTCCCGAATGTCCACGACAATCCCGAGGAGTCGCGTCCGGAGTGGGTCGCCATCAAGTACGGCCATGAGGTGCAGATCCTCGACCGTCCGGACGGCGACATGTACAAGACCGGCTCGATCTACGGCTTCGACCGGATCGGTCTGGCCGGCGCCGGGGTTACTCCCAAGGGCACCTGGAACGACTACGAGATCCGGGTGGTGGACCAGCACTACTCGATCTACCGCAACGGTGTCCTGCTGAACGAGTTCGACAACAACGGCGGTCAGGTCTTCGAACCGCCGCGCGGCGACGACCCGGGAACCGACGGCCGGCGGTATGCCTCCGGATACATCGGACTCCAGGTCCACAGCACCACGGACGTGGTCTCGTACCGCGACATCCGGATCAAGGAGCTGTAG